GGTCACCATGACTGTATACTACTAACACGTCCCCAGTGCCATGAGGTTCGGATGCACTAACGCGCACCTCAATCGCACGGTAGTCGCATTTTCTTGCACACAAACCCCCAGTCGCACTGGCGAGTAAAATATGTTGAATCCTTATAAGTTCTGAATATCTCATCGTATCCTAGAATAATCACATTAACTATGGCAGCTGGAAACAATGCTACCACAGGACCAACTCGAGAGCGGTCCAACTCCACCCTGCAACTGCAGCTGCAGCTGCAACTGTCCAATTCTCGGCCTCTCCATCATCCCCCCGGAGGTCCTCCTAGAAAACCTACATTGCTAAGAAACCATTCGGGTTACCACCACAATCCAAGTGCTCTAGCTGGCAATGGTGGTCTGGGCAAACGTCCATCTAATGGGGGTAACTCGTCGGGCACGAGTTCGGGTGAAGACTCTTTAGTCAATTCCCCCACTTTACATTCATCTAGTATGGCTTCCTCTATCAAAAGCACCAATAACCAAGCCAATTCAAGTATGACTCGTTCCCATTCCAAGGCTTTGAGTTCCATGTTAGCCAACAATTTACAACACCAAAACGCGCTGTTTATGGCCCAAGAAAGGGCGTATATTCGTCGGATTCGTAATCAGATTGTCGATGACTACTATACCAAAGGTATCACAGGAGCTGATGACGACTTCAAATACAAcgataatgataatgacgCTAATATtaatgacgatgacgacgatGACTACGATGAGGAGACTGATGGTAACACTTCGCTTTTAGCGGATATGGTTGATGATGCctatcaacttgattctgTGTCGGCTCTGACGTTGTTAGCTAGTAGGCTCAGCGATCTAAAACTCAATCCCAATAAGAATATCACCCAGTTGGAAAAAGACAGTACCGAAGATCCGGCTGTTCTTGAACGTTTGGAATGGCAGGCCATGTTGACGTCGGTGTTGACAGGTGATGTGGTGAAGAGCGAAAAgaccaaaatcatcaacaacaataattTGGATGAGCAAGAGTCATATTTACAAGCCACCTACAAGGagagtttgtggtttggAATTCGTGCAAAGTTGTTGAATCGTACGGAGGACGACCAAAGAAAGATCATTTCGTATAGGAGAACTTTGGTGGGTCTGCTCATTGAAGATGTGCTTaattttgaaatcaattACGAGGATCCATTGGGGAATCCTCCTAAGACTCAGATAACAGAGATATTGGAAAGATACGAGCGGTGTTGCGACCTCTGGAGAACTCAGGAAGAAATGAAGGCGGACAAACCCGCTTGTAAGACTGAAGAGTTTCAAAATAGAATCGATTCCTTAAATGCATGGTTGTCTATCACTACTGCCATTGAACGGGAGTCATCATCTCTCAAAATTTGGATTGGAAATGACGAATTagatatcaccaagagTCCCCTGGAAAAAGTTACGCCAATCTCAACACCAGCTTCTGAAGTTCCGGAACGAAAAATATTTGACGAAGATAACAAGTCGTTGGCAGAAAGATTGATGAAGGAAAAAGATGTCCATAACATTTTCCGAAAACGTATATTCTTACCTTTGGCTCCATGGATggtcaaatccaaagatACATATATTCGGTTGGGTTTTATGTTTGAGAATCTTAAGTTGCCCGATTATATTCATGACTTAATCGAGTTGTGTCTTATTCCtatgaagttgatcaaagaaattaTTAACGTCAGACTCGGGTATGCTAAGAAATTACAAAATCCCacattgatgatgattgACCAGATGATTGATGATCTTAGAACTTACTTGACTATAGCTTTGGAAGTAAAGCTGGGGGTTCAAGAATATTGTAAGTCTGACTTTGGTAAAACTTGGGTTGTTGGTGACTTTTTTGAAGCTGAGAATGCTGAATTTGATAAAGTGGTCCTCGAATGTTTGAGGTACAAaatgatcttgttgaataGAAAACTATTGGACAGTGCCAGGTCTCCAACGAACTTCAGAACATTCAAGGAACCAGAGGTGTTGGAAGATTCATACAATCACGTCAAGCGGTTGGGAAACTACATCGAAGGGGGTGGTACTGTAGTTGCAGAGCAGATGACCTTGTTGACATCTCGGTTGATTCAAAGACTATTGGCATACTTCACTAGTCAAGTACGATCACCTCCATCACAGAACCCCACTGTGTCTGAACTAGTGAGATGGTACAGTTCCACTACTGAAAACTTTGGTCAATTGCGTCGTAAATTAGCACGATTTACTGGCGAAATTTCTAGAGACTTCACTAACTCTTTGGTATTCGACATTGCTTCCACACCAAACTACAGAACAAAAAATTTGCTAGACGTTTTGAGGGCCACTGATCATTTCTTGGTGTACACGGGCACGGTTGAGACTCAAGGAACCTATTTCTTTGCAAGCTCCGAGTTATTCGGTAACGAACAAGATATCTTAAAGATAATCAATGGTTCGTATATCGGCCTCGATTCTAACGTGGATACTCTGGAATTCTCAACTTTGATGAACATTCTTAAAAACTGTGAAGAGGGAGAAAACTCTGCCTCTGAAAGCAGCATCGAGCATGCCCTACCTTCTCATTCTAAGGATTTTGCGTATATTTTGGCATTATGTCCTCCAAAGCCGATTGTGTGGGAGGGTGATGTTGTCAATTTGTCCATTGAAAAGGTTCCTATTACTGATGTAAAGGTGGGACagatgttgttgatttcaaaattACCTTCATATAGTTTGCATATTGTTAAGGAGAAGTTCTTAGAcattgttggtgatgttttgTTTTCTGGAAATGGAGTTATAAAACCCATTGAACAGAGATGCTCATTAGCAAAGGTACATCATGAATTAACCAGAgtgaacaagaacttcttcaaaatgtctTTGGCGGTATTGGACTCTGTGAAGATTGTTAGAGAGCAGTGCAACAAAATGTGCCCACAAGGTGGATGTCAAgagatcatcaacaattACTTTGTATATGCCAAAGACTATGGGAAGAATTCAgt
Above is a window of Yamadazyma tenuis chromosome 1, complete sequence DNA encoding:
- the SSK2 gene encoding Suppressor of Sensor Kinase (SLN1) (EggNog:ENOG503NVEY; COG:T; BUSCO:EOG092605FC) yields the protein MASSIKSTNNQANSSMTRSHSKALSSMLANNLQHQNASFMAQERAYIRRIRNQIVDDYYTKGITGADDDFKYNDNDNDANINDDDDDDYDEETDGNTSLLADMVDDAYQLDSVSASTLLASRLSDLKLNPNKNITQLEKDSTEDPAVLERLEWQAMLTSVLTGDVVKSEKTKIINNNNLDEQESYLQATYKESLWFGIRAKLLNRTEDDQRKIISYRRTLVGSLIEDVLNFEINYEDPLGNPPKTQITEILERYERCCDLWRTQEEMKADKPACKTEEFQNRIDSLNAWLSITTAIERESSSLKIWIGNDELDITKSPSEKVTPISTPASEVPERKIFDEDNKSLAERLMKEKDVHNIFRKRIFLPLAPWMVKSKDTYIRLGFMFENLKLPDYIHDLIELCLIPMKLIKEIINVRLGYAKKLQNPTLMMIDQMIDDLRTYLTIALEVKSGVQEYCKSDFGKTWVVGDFFEAENAEFDKVVLECLRYKMILLNRKLLDSARSPTNFRTFKEPEVLEDSYNHVKRLGNYIEGGGTVVAEQMTLLTSRLIQRLLAYFTSQVRSPPSQNPTVSELVRWYSSTTENFGQLRRKLARFTGEISRDFTNSLVFDIASTPNYRTKNLLDVLRATDHFLVYTGTVETQGTYFFASSELFGNEQDILKIINGSYIGLDSNVDTSEFSTLMNILKNCEEGENSASESSIEHALPSHSKDFAYILALCPPKPIVWEGDVVNLSIEKVPITDVKVGQMLLISKLPSYSLHIVKEKFLDIVGDVLFSGNGVIKPIEQRCSLAKVHHELTRVNKNFFKMSLAVLDSVKIVREQCNKMCPQGGCQEIINNYFVYAKDYGKNSVKNLDISRKSTVIMKLIQLCIEWVSFICDDCVPTDRKTFRWCVLALEFAMYMTRGFNVLVLKDDQFHKLKLKVARCMSLLISHFDIMGARSSEAEQRKLLRWTSQRQKIENSADDDFIINAYKEDMMVQINEIEESRSELQGELNSVGRVLDVSDSEYQFVTLLASSFSSVSIRWQKGKYIGGGSFGDVFGAVNLDTGGIMAVKEIRFHDSQLVKNLVPSIRDEMTVLEMLNHPNVVQYFGVEVHRDKVYIFMEFCEGGSLAGLLSHGRIEDEMVIQVYTLQMLEGLAYLHQSGVVHRDIKPENILLDHNGVIKFVDFGAAKVIATSGRTMAPTQSKPLAGNHSNLNSMTGTPMYMSPEVITGASSDKNGVVDIWSLGCCVLEMATGRRPWANLDNEWAIMYHIAAGHKPSLPSADQLSEPGIKFIARCLEHDPKKRPNAIELLNDPWIVSIRQAAFGGSDSLSTPSSDIGSEP